The Carassius gibelio isolate Cgi1373 ecotype wild population from Czech Republic chromosome B9, carGib1.2-hapl.c, whole genome shotgun sequence genome includes a region encoding these proteins:
- the LOC127965056 gene encoding uncharacterized protein LOC127965056, translating into MANECTYSAQYDTDDTFRSTERAGYVNGGRASVASSAFFEVIGGSLYRRKLEKGFVQYREVLAEDKRLQSIATFHEKGPCKSHHTLEDTYRLVAEHYWWEGMYFQVRDYVFGCEECQRSQSERSVCSDVGLITRIVESHSHQVLSKLNSQREAGLFCDITLKTGGGQSFVAHKAVLAAVSEYFQELFTEMDSTTDPQSHVDLTGFSEQSLLALLEFSYTSTLNLNLDILTEVCAMARHLRMWPALEACSAIKRERETFQLSSRMHNSPVEPNSSGSGPFRRDQSSNSEGKVGVKRRRVDEEGEGSGSSWNIQAKHREHNVDKLTDESETETSNPQLRCQVPSSFQVEENCFPCSPNRRMKLMDFKSPSCKKKSSSRPASSIISTSPCTSTRSSSPSRRLLRSSPGAALALRRLLPKIDLSTKRKRKSSSYRSYKPQCEFSVTPFQSQANFLTRVTSVKVKDEDVEEEVSNTVPQDEVQSPRAQEKYRLLSFLGLQRKSLVPGPEELSGWGQKKRLRKLKVSDYSLTARRKPRAQDVPLSFGTSLGVLAAVNPTLSLCDMSRMDLINRPVKVETWNQERSKRKRHDPAGQAGQPIARATRSRSLLQKESSATDRPLRSNNRNEDKAPSHPARRGRVPAHNGSSPSKSTMLRIKQESSESAILQPIHRRNTAYNPQGTSPKSTGRRGRPPADRTVRVATTKLQHTKRHKPGRPQIDKPKSLKQIESKTKCNHATRMPHAKHSRTERGTQVKENRKIKERSNRKESPEVPYAIVNWDTSNHQQLHSHPLYKSIKEEPADPLPLTQPFPISDSSDLGKRQSKPPIKLLDQGFLFGFCQSQSGIKREEENVNIYLTHGNNSHCDSSPGMVRRDRVRARIMPDRTGLNGPHWSGLGNRHSPFSQRTGVRVKTEKDETGMSQGSQVKQVSRLPQVSKSSCKVKKEPTKKKNVNKLPPLSSQRSVLLESIGRARLKKKKGPHSQATSGPHACLECRASYRDCDALIMHRIRHIEGKHWPCPLCSKTFFRQRNVRNHIRTHNPKIYKCRQCIAGKKPQD; encoded by the exons GAATGTATTTTCAAGTCAGAGACTATGTCTTTGGCTGTGAGGAATGTCAACGCAGTCAGTCTGAGAGATCAGTG TGTTCTGATGTGGGACTTATCACCAGGATTGTGGAATCACATAGTCATCAAGTTTTAAGTAAGCTCAATAGCCAACGGGAAGCAGGGCTCTTCTGTGATATCACACTGAAAACTGGTGGTGGCCAGTCTTTCGTCGCCCACAAAGCAGTCCTTGCAGCAGTGAGCGAGTACTTCCAGGAGTTATTTACTGAAATGGATTCAACTACTGATCCCCAGTCACATGTTGACCTCACAG GCTTCAGTGAGCAGAGTTTGCTTGCTTTACTTGAGTTCTCATATACTTCCACCCTCAATCTGAATTTGGACATCTTGACAGAGGTTTGTGCCATGGCCCGCCATTTACGCATGTGGCCTGCCCTGGAGGCTTGCTCTGCCATCAAAAGGGAGCGAGAGACTTTTCAGTTAAGTTCCAGAATGCACAATTCTCCAGTGGAACCAAATAGTTCAGGGTCTGGGCCTTTCAGACGAGACCAGTCCTCAAATTCAGAAGGGAAAGTGGGAGTCAAGAGGAGAAGAGTGGATGAGGAAGGAGAAGGCTCTGGGTCTTCCTGGAACATTCAAGCAAAGCACAGAGAGCACAATGTTGATAAGCTCACAGACGAATCTGAAACAGAAACCTCAAACCCTCAGTTGCGATGCCAAGTCCCCTCCAGTTTTCAGGTGGAGGAAAATTGCTTTCCATGCAGCCCAAATCGCAGAATGAAGCTCATGGACTTCAAATCCCCATCCTGCAAGAAAAAATCGTCCTCCCGTCCCGCGTCTTCAATCATCTCAACATCTCCTTGCACCTCTACTCGTTCTTCCTCTCCATCACGCCGTCTGCTTCGTTCTTCACCTGGCGCTGCACTTGCTTTGCGCAGACTCCTGCCCAAAATTGACCTTTCCACCAAGAGAAAGAGGAAGTCCTCTTCCTACCGGTCATACAAGCCCCAGTGTGAATTCTCAGTGACTCCGTTCCAATCTCAGGCAAATTTTTTGACCCGTGTTACCTCAGTAAAGGTAAAGGACGAGGATGTGGAGGAGGAAGTATCTAACACCGTCCCTCAGGATGAGGTGCAAAGCCCACGTGCTCAGGAGAAATACCGTCTTCTTAGCTTCCTTGGCTTGCAGAGGAAATCCCTGGTGCCTGGTCCAGAGGAACTTTCCGGCTGGGGGCAGAAAAAACGGCTTAGGAAGTTAAAAGTCAGTGATTATTCACTAACAGCCCGACGTAAACCTCGTGCACAGGATGTCCCATTGAGTTTCGGAACTAGTTTAGGAGTGCTTGCTGCCGTTAATCCCACTTTGTCCCTCTGTGACATGAGCAGAATGGACTTGATAAACAGACCAGTGAAAGTAGAAACTTGGAACCAAGAAAGGTCCAAAAGGAAAAGACATGATCCTGCAGGGCAAGCTGGGCAGCCAATTGCAAGAGCTACTCGAAGTAGGTCATTGTTGCAGAAAGAGTCCAGTGCAACGGATCGACCACTCAGAAGCAACAACAGAAATGAAGATAAAGCACCTTCCCACCCTGCACGAAGAGGTAGAGTACCAGCACACAATGGCTCTTCCCCTTCAAAAAGCACTATGCTCAGGATAAAACAGGAATCTTCAGAAAGTGCCATCCTGCAACCTATTCATCGTCGCAATACTGCCTACAACCCCCAGGGAACTTCACCTAAATCAACAGGACGTAGGGGTCGCCCACCAGCAGATCGCACAGTAAGGGTAGCTACAACAAAGTTGCAGCACACAAAGCGACACAAACCTGGGCGCCCTCAAATAGACAAACCTAAGAGCTTAAAACAAatagaaagcaaaacaaaatgcaACCATGCAACAAGAATGCCACATGCAAAGCACAGCAGAACTGAAAGAGGAACACAGGTGAAGGAAAACAGAAAAATTAAGGAACGCAGTAACAGAAAAGAGAGTCCTGAAGTTCCATATGCCATTGTGAACTGGGATACTTCCAACCATCAGCAACTTCACAGCCATCCCCTTTACAAATCTATAAAGGAAGAGCCAGCGGACCCTTTGCCCCTTACCCAGCCATTTCCAATCAGCGACTCCTCGGACCTGGGCAAGCGTCAGAGCAAACCACCCATCAAACTGTTGGATCAAGGCTTCCTTTTCGGGTTCTGTCAGTCACAAAGTGGTATTAAACGGGAGGAGGAGAACGTGAACATCTACCTAACTCATGGAAATAATTCCCATTGCGATTCATCACCTGGCATGGTTAGAAGAGATCGGGTGAGGGCCAGGATAATGCCAGACCGGACCGGGCTAAATGGGCCTCACTGGTCTGGACTTGGCAACAGGCACTCACCCTTTTCCCAAAGGACTGGTGTCCGAGTTAAGACCGAGAAAGATGAAACAGGAATGTCCCAAGGGTCACAGGTTAAACAAGTTTCTAGACTCCCCCAAGTCAGCAAGAGTAGCTGTAAAGTCAAGAAAGAACCTACAAAGAAAAAG AATGTAAATAAGCTGCCTCCTCTGAGCAGTCAGCGTTCCGTCCTACTGGAATCCATCGGACGGGCacgtctgaaaaaaaagaagggtCCTCACAGTCAGGCCACCAGTGGACCACACGCTTGCCTGGAGTGCAGAGCCTCCTATAGGGACTGTGATGCTCTTATTATGCATCGGATCAGGCACATTGAAGGAAAACACTGGCCCTGTCCG TTGTGCAGCAAAACTTTCTTCAGACAGAGAAATGTGAGGAATCACATAAGGACACATAATCCCAAGATCTACAAATGCCGCCAGTGCATCGCTG GTAAAAAGCCACAGGATTAA